From one Ctenopharyngodon idella isolate HZGC_01 chromosome 15, HZGC01, whole genome shotgun sequence genomic stretch:
- the LOC127495108 gene encoding NACHT, LRR and PYD domains-containing protein 3-like isoform X9 — MHTHHINLISLGHSEASVDCSTQLLRRFDPEILYSFRSSVQQRRSSDSELSCVSVKSECSMDQPLKLSGDACPGLSLVQQERSDSSELSHVSVKKDRSIDPPLKLSGDTYPRLSEVFHSMEVWKRSDLPPLVPKKPSRLSFDFRRDSQLTEVLKSFRSNLLEQFKYLYERTTPHQRSHSLLNEIYTELYITESESGEISNEHEVRQIETQSRRAATEQTPIKCSDIFKTLPGQDKPIRTVLTKGVAGIGKTVSVQKFIVDWAEGKENQDIQLIFPLPFRGLNLMKDETLSLSDLLHFFFPIINKMKPFSGEYKIFFIFDGLDECRLSLDFQSNVRLCDVTESASVDMLLMNLIAGNLLPSALIWITSRPAAADLIPSECVHRVTEVRGFSDPQKDEYFRKRISDQSLAERIISHLKSSRSLHIMCHIPVFCWISATVLEKMLSEAESGEIPKTLTGMYTHFLILQTNIRHHEKDYEKNVTDEDMILKLGKVAFQQLVKGNLIFYEEDLRECGIDVTEALVYSGLCTQIFREEFGLYQGKVFSFVHLSIQEHLAALYKHLTFTESSINVFDQITKQRPKKALDWFQNAAEKYVSLSDLHQRAVDGALQSKNGHLDLFLRFLLGLSVKANQNLLQSLTTQTVSSSDSNEKTVEYIKKKIRSIKSPEKSINLFHCLNELGDYSLVEEMKYYLKYGTVRETKLSSSQWSAVVFVLLTSEEQLDEFNINHFFGGNNKSEKLEVFKKLLPVIKESRSVHLSDCGITAESCAALASTLSSNPSHLRELDLSDNNLGDSGVKHLSDVLKNPHCKLEILRMRNCGVTEKGCAALASALRSNPSHLRDLDLTDNNHISGSGVKWLSDVVQSPSCKLEKLWLINCGVTDESCSALALALKSTPSHLRDLNLSKNKIGNLGVKLLSNGLEDTHCKLEKLWLCECGVTEKGCAALASALRSNPSYLIELNMSGNKRGHPGVKLLYELKKDPHYTLEGLGQY, encoded by the exons CAGCTTCTTCGgcgttttgatccggagattctgtactctttcagaag TTCAGTCCAGCAGAGGAGATCATCTGATTCAGAACTCAgttgtgtgtctgtgaagagtgaATGCTCTATGGATCAACCACTAAAACTTAGTGGAGACGCATGTCCTGGTCTCAG TTTAGTCCAACAGGAGAGATCTGATTCATCAGAACTCAGCCATGTGTCTGTGAAGAAGGACCGCTCTATTGATCCACCATTAAAACTTAGTGGAGACACATATCCTCGTCTCAG TGAAGTCTTCCACAGCATGGAAGTATGGAAAAG GTCAGACCTGCCACCACTTGTCCCTAAGAAGCCATCAAGACTGAGTTTTGATTTCCG ccGTGACTCTCAACTCACTGAAGTCCTCAAATCATTTAGATCAAATTTGTTGGAACAGTTTAAGTATCTGTATGAGAGAACAACACCTCACCAAAGATCTCATTCACTCCTGAATGAGATTTACACAGAGCTCTACATCACAGAGAGTGAAAGTGGAGAGATCAGTAATGAGCATGAGGTGAGACAGATTGAGACTCAATCCAGGAGAGCAGCAACAGAACAAACACCAATCAAATGCAGTGACATCTTTAAAACTTTACCTGGacaagacaaacccatcagaactgtgctgacaaagggagtcgctggcattgggaaaacagtctctgtgcagaagttcattgtggactgggctgaagggaaaGAGAATCAGGACATCCAGCTCATATTTCCACTTCCTTTCAGAGGGCTCAACTTGATGAAGGACGAAACACTCAGTCTTTCAGATcttcttcatttctttttccccataataaacaaaatgaaaccatTCAGTGGTGAATATAAAATTTtcttcatctttgatggtctggatgagtGTCGTCTGTCTCTGGATTTTCAGAGCAATGTGAGGTTGTGTGATGTGACTGAATCAGCCTCAGTGGACATGCTACTGATGAACCTCATTGCGGGgaatctgcttccctctgctctcatctggatcacctccagaccagcagcagctgatCTCATCCCCTCTGAGTGTGTTCATCGAGTGACAGAGGTACGAGGCTTCAGTGACCCACAGAAGGATGAAtacttcaggaagagaatcagtgatcaGAGTCTGGCTGAGAGGATCATCTCACACCTGAAGTCATCAAGGAGCCTccacatcatgtgccacatcccagtgttctgctggatctcagccactgttctagagaagatgttgagtgaagcagagagtggagagattcccaagactctcacaggaatgtacacacacttcctTATCCTTCAGACCAAcatcagacatcatgagaaagACTATGAGAAGAACGTGACAGATGAAGACATGATCCTCAAACTGGGGAAAGTGGCTTTTCAGCAGCTTGTGAAAGGAAACCTGATCTTCTATGAGGAAGACCTGAGAGAGTGTGGCATTGATGTGACAGAAGCATTAGTGTACTCAGGAttgtgcactcagatcttcagagaggagTTTGGCTTGTATCAGGGGAAAGTCTTCAGCTTCGTTCATCTAAGCATTCAGGAACATCTAGCGGCTCTATATAAGCACCTCACTTTTACAGAAAGCAGCATAAATGTGTTTGACCAAATCACCAAACAAAGACCAAAAAAAGCTTTGGATTGGTTCCAGAATGCTGCAGAAAAATATGTTTCATTGTCTGATTTGCATCAGAGAGCTGTGGATGGGGCTCTACAGAGTAAAAATGGACATCTGGATCTTTTTCTGCGTTTCCTTCTGGGTCTGTCAGTAAAGGCTAATCAGAATCTCCTACAAAGTCTAACTACACAGACAGTAAGCAGCTCTGACAGCAATGAGAAAACAGTTGAGTACATCAAGAAAAAGATCAGGTCCATCAAATCTCCAGAGAaatccatcaatctgttccactgtctgaatgaactgggtGACTATTCATTAGTGGAGGAAATGAAATATTATCTGAAATATGGAACAGTAAGGGAAACCAAACTCTCTTCATCTCAGTGGTCAGctgtagtttttgtgttgttgacatcagaGGAGCAGCTGGATGAGTttaatattaatcatttttttgGAGGTAACAATAAATCTGAAAAACTGGAAGTTTTTAAGAAGTTGCTGCCCGTGATTAAAGAATCCAGATCAGTTCA CTTGAGTGATTGTGGAATCACAGCTGaaagttgtgctgctctggcttcaacactgagttcaaacccctcacacctgagagaactggatcTATCTGACAATAATCTAGGAGACTCAGGAGTGAAGCATCTCTCTGATGTACTAAagaatcctcactgtaaactggagatacTGAG GATGAGGAACTGTGGTGTAACAGAgaaaggttgtgctgctctggcttcagctctgagatcaaatcCCTCACACCTAAGAGATCTGGATCTGACTGATAATAACCATATAAGTGGTTCTGGAGTGAAGTGGCTCTCTGATGTAGTACAGAGTCCTagctgtaaactggagaaactaTG GTTGATTAATTGTGGTGTCACTGATGAAAGTTGCTCTGCTTTGGCTTTAGCTCTAAAATCAACCCCCTCACACTTGAGAGATCTGAATCTGTCTAAGAATAAAATAGGAAATTTAGGGGTGAAGCTACTCTCCAATGGACTGGAGGAtactcactgtaaactggagaaattGTG GTTGTGTGAGTGTGGTGTCACAGAgaaaggttgtgctgctctggcatcagctctgagatcaaacccttcataCCTGATAGAACTGAATATGTCTGGAAATAAACGAGGACATCCAGGAGTGAAACTGCTTTATGAACTAAAGAAAGATCCACATTATACACTGGAGGGACTAGGCCAATATT
- the LOC127495108 gene encoding NACHT, LRR and PYD domains-containing protein 3-like isoform X11 translates to MHTHHINLILGHSEASVDCSTQLLRRFDPEILYSFRSSVQQRRSSDSELSCVSVKSECSMDQPLKLSGDACPGLSLVQQERSDSSELSHVSVKKDRSIDPPLKLSGDTYPRLSEVFHSMEVWKRSDLPPLVPKKPSRLSFDFRRDSQLTEVLKSFRSNLLEQFKYLYERTTPHQRSHSLLNEIYTELYITESESGEISNEHEVRQIETQSRRAATEQTPIKCSDIFKTLPGQDKPIRTVLTKGVAGIGKTVSVQKFIVDWAEGKENQDIQLIFPLPFRGLNLMKDETLSLSDLLHFFFPIINKMKPFSGEYKIFFIFDGLDECRLSLDFQSNVRLCDVTESASVDMLLMNLIAGNLLPSALIWITSRPAAADLIPSECVHRVTEVRGFSDPQKDEYFRKRISDQSLAERIISHLKSSRSLHIMCHIPVFCWISATVLEKMLSEAESGEIPKTLTGMYTHFLILQTNIRHHEKDYEKNVTDEDMILKLGKVAFQQLVKGNLIFYEEDLRECGIDVTEALVYSGLCTQIFREEFGLYQGKVFSFVHLSIQEHLAALYKHLTFTESSINVFDQITKQRPKKALDWFQNAAEKYVSLSDLHQRAVDGALQSKNGHLDLFLRFLLGLSVKANQNLLQSLTTQTVSSSDSNEKTVEYIKKKIRSIKSPEKSINLFHCLNELGDYSLVEEMKYYLKYGTVRETKLSSSQWSAVVFVLLTSEEQLDEFNINHFFGGNNKSEKLEVFKKLLPVIKESRSVHLSDCGITAESCAALASTLSSNPSHLRELDLSDNNLGDSGVKHLSDVLKNPHCKLEILRMRNCGVTEKGCAALASALRSNPSHLRDLDLTDNNHISGSGVKWLSDVVQSPSCKLEKLWLINCGVTDESCSALALALKSTPSHLRDLNLSKNKIGNLGVKLLSNGLEDTHCKLEKLWLCECGVTEKGCAALASALRSNPSYLIELNMSGNKRGHPGVKLLYELKKDPHYTLEGLGQY, encoded by the exons CAGCTTCTTCGgcgttttgatccggagattctgtactctttcagaag TTCAGTCCAGCAGAGGAGATCATCTGATTCAGAACTCAgttgtgtgtctgtgaagagtgaATGCTCTATGGATCAACCACTAAAACTTAGTGGAGACGCATGTCCTGGTCTCAG TTTAGTCCAACAGGAGAGATCTGATTCATCAGAACTCAGCCATGTGTCTGTGAAGAAGGACCGCTCTATTGATCCACCATTAAAACTTAGTGGAGACACATATCCTCGTCTCAG TGAAGTCTTCCACAGCATGGAAGTATGGAAAAG GTCAGACCTGCCACCACTTGTCCCTAAGAAGCCATCAAGACTGAGTTTTGATTTCCG ccGTGACTCTCAACTCACTGAAGTCCTCAAATCATTTAGATCAAATTTGTTGGAACAGTTTAAGTATCTGTATGAGAGAACAACACCTCACCAAAGATCTCATTCACTCCTGAATGAGATTTACACAGAGCTCTACATCACAGAGAGTGAAAGTGGAGAGATCAGTAATGAGCATGAGGTGAGACAGATTGAGACTCAATCCAGGAGAGCAGCAACAGAACAAACACCAATCAAATGCAGTGACATCTTTAAAACTTTACCTGGacaagacaaacccatcagaactgtgctgacaaagggagtcgctggcattgggaaaacagtctctgtgcagaagttcattgtggactgggctgaagggaaaGAGAATCAGGACATCCAGCTCATATTTCCACTTCCTTTCAGAGGGCTCAACTTGATGAAGGACGAAACACTCAGTCTTTCAGATcttcttcatttctttttccccataataaacaaaatgaaaccatTCAGTGGTGAATATAAAATTTtcttcatctttgatggtctggatgagtGTCGTCTGTCTCTGGATTTTCAGAGCAATGTGAGGTTGTGTGATGTGACTGAATCAGCCTCAGTGGACATGCTACTGATGAACCTCATTGCGGGgaatctgcttccctctgctctcatctggatcacctccagaccagcagcagctgatCTCATCCCCTCTGAGTGTGTTCATCGAGTGACAGAGGTACGAGGCTTCAGTGACCCACAGAAGGATGAAtacttcaggaagagaatcagtgatcaGAGTCTGGCTGAGAGGATCATCTCACACCTGAAGTCATCAAGGAGCCTccacatcatgtgccacatcccagtgttctgctggatctcagccactgttctagagaagatgttgagtgaagcagagagtggagagattcccaagactctcacaggaatgtacacacacttcctTATCCTTCAGACCAAcatcagacatcatgagaaagACTATGAGAAGAACGTGACAGATGAAGACATGATCCTCAAACTGGGGAAAGTGGCTTTTCAGCAGCTTGTGAAAGGAAACCTGATCTTCTATGAGGAAGACCTGAGAGAGTGTGGCATTGATGTGACAGAAGCATTAGTGTACTCAGGAttgtgcactcagatcttcagagaggagTTTGGCTTGTATCAGGGGAAAGTCTTCAGCTTCGTTCATCTAAGCATTCAGGAACATCTAGCGGCTCTATATAAGCACCTCACTTTTACAGAAAGCAGCATAAATGTGTTTGACCAAATCACCAAACAAAGACCAAAAAAAGCTTTGGATTGGTTCCAGAATGCTGCAGAAAAATATGTTTCATTGTCTGATTTGCATCAGAGAGCTGTGGATGGGGCTCTACAGAGTAAAAATGGACATCTGGATCTTTTTCTGCGTTTCCTTCTGGGTCTGTCAGTAAAGGCTAATCAGAATCTCCTACAAAGTCTAACTACACAGACAGTAAGCAGCTCTGACAGCAATGAGAAAACAGTTGAGTACATCAAGAAAAAGATCAGGTCCATCAAATCTCCAGAGAaatccatcaatctgttccactgtctgaatgaactgggtGACTATTCATTAGTGGAGGAAATGAAATATTATCTGAAATATGGAACAGTAAGGGAAACCAAACTCTCTTCATCTCAGTGGTCAGctgtagtttttgtgttgttgacatcagaGGAGCAGCTGGATGAGTttaatattaatcatttttttgGAGGTAACAATAAATCTGAAAAACTGGAAGTTTTTAAGAAGTTGCTGCCCGTGATTAAAGAATCCAGATCAGTTCA CTTGAGTGATTGTGGAATCACAGCTGaaagttgtgctgctctggcttcaacactgagttcaaacccctcacacctgagagaactggatcTATCTGACAATAATCTAGGAGACTCAGGAGTGAAGCATCTCTCTGATGTACTAAagaatcctcactgtaaactggagatacTGAG GATGAGGAACTGTGGTGTAACAGAgaaaggttgtgctgctctggcttcagctctgagatcaaatcCCTCACACCTAAGAGATCTGGATCTGACTGATAATAACCATATAAGTGGTTCTGGAGTGAAGTGGCTCTCTGATGTAGTACAGAGTCCTagctgtaaactggagaaactaTG GTTGATTAATTGTGGTGTCACTGATGAAAGTTGCTCTGCTTTGGCTTTAGCTCTAAAATCAACCCCCTCACACTTGAGAGATCTGAATCTGTCTAAGAATAAAATAGGAAATTTAGGGGTGAAGCTACTCTCCAATGGACTGGAGGAtactcactgtaaactggagaaattGTG GTTGTGTGAGTGTGGTGTCACAGAgaaaggttgtgctgctctggcatcagctctgagatcaaacccttcataCCTGATAGAACTGAATATGTCTGGAAATAAACGAGGACATCCAGGAGTGAAACTGCTTTATGAACTAAAGAAAGATCCACATTATACACTGGAGGGACTAGGCCAATATT
- the LOC127495108 gene encoding NACHT, LRR and PYD domains-containing protein 3-like isoform X10: protein MHTHHINLISLGHSEASVDCSTLLRRFDPEILYSFRSSVQQRRSSDSELSCVSVKSECSMDQPLKLSGDACPGLSLVQQERSDSSELSHVSVKKDRSIDPPLKLSGDTYPRLSEVFHSMEVWKRSDLPPLVPKKPSRLSFDFRRDSQLTEVLKSFRSNLLEQFKYLYERTTPHQRSHSLLNEIYTELYITESESGEISNEHEVRQIETQSRRAATEQTPIKCSDIFKTLPGQDKPIRTVLTKGVAGIGKTVSVQKFIVDWAEGKENQDIQLIFPLPFRGLNLMKDETLSLSDLLHFFFPIINKMKPFSGEYKIFFIFDGLDECRLSLDFQSNVRLCDVTESASVDMLLMNLIAGNLLPSALIWITSRPAAADLIPSECVHRVTEVRGFSDPQKDEYFRKRISDQSLAERIISHLKSSRSLHIMCHIPVFCWISATVLEKMLSEAESGEIPKTLTGMYTHFLILQTNIRHHEKDYEKNVTDEDMILKLGKVAFQQLVKGNLIFYEEDLRECGIDVTEALVYSGLCTQIFREEFGLYQGKVFSFVHLSIQEHLAALYKHLTFTESSINVFDQITKQRPKKALDWFQNAAEKYVSLSDLHQRAVDGALQSKNGHLDLFLRFLLGLSVKANQNLLQSLTTQTVSSSDSNEKTVEYIKKKIRSIKSPEKSINLFHCLNELGDYSLVEEMKYYLKYGTVRETKLSSSQWSAVVFVLLTSEEQLDEFNINHFFGGNNKSEKLEVFKKLLPVIKESRSVHLSDCGITAESCAALASTLSSNPSHLRELDLSDNNLGDSGVKHLSDVLKNPHCKLEILRMRNCGVTEKGCAALASALRSNPSHLRDLDLTDNNHISGSGVKWLSDVVQSPSCKLEKLWLINCGVTDESCSALALALKSTPSHLRDLNLSKNKIGNLGVKLLSNGLEDTHCKLEKLWLCECGVTEKGCAALASALRSNPSYLIELNMSGNKRGHPGVKLLYELKKDPHYTLEGLGQY from the exons CTTCTTCGgcgttttgatccggagattctgtactctttcagaag TTCAGTCCAGCAGAGGAGATCATCTGATTCAGAACTCAgttgtgtgtctgtgaagagtgaATGCTCTATGGATCAACCACTAAAACTTAGTGGAGACGCATGTCCTGGTCTCAG TTTAGTCCAACAGGAGAGATCTGATTCATCAGAACTCAGCCATGTGTCTGTGAAGAAGGACCGCTCTATTGATCCACCATTAAAACTTAGTGGAGACACATATCCTCGTCTCAG TGAAGTCTTCCACAGCATGGAAGTATGGAAAAG GTCAGACCTGCCACCACTTGTCCCTAAGAAGCCATCAAGACTGAGTTTTGATTTCCG ccGTGACTCTCAACTCACTGAAGTCCTCAAATCATTTAGATCAAATTTGTTGGAACAGTTTAAGTATCTGTATGAGAGAACAACACCTCACCAAAGATCTCATTCACTCCTGAATGAGATTTACACAGAGCTCTACATCACAGAGAGTGAAAGTGGAGAGATCAGTAATGAGCATGAGGTGAGACAGATTGAGACTCAATCCAGGAGAGCAGCAACAGAACAAACACCAATCAAATGCAGTGACATCTTTAAAACTTTACCTGGacaagacaaacccatcagaactgtgctgacaaagggagtcgctggcattgggaaaacagtctctgtgcagaagttcattgtggactgggctgaagggaaaGAGAATCAGGACATCCAGCTCATATTTCCACTTCCTTTCAGAGGGCTCAACTTGATGAAGGACGAAACACTCAGTCTTTCAGATcttcttcatttctttttccccataataaacaaaatgaaaccatTCAGTGGTGAATATAAAATTTtcttcatctttgatggtctggatgagtGTCGTCTGTCTCTGGATTTTCAGAGCAATGTGAGGTTGTGTGATGTGACTGAATCAGCCTCAGTGGACATGCTACTGATGAACCTCATTGCGGGgaatctgcttccctctgctctcatctggatcacctccagaccagcagcagctgatCTCATCCCCTCTGAGTGTGTTCATCGAGTGACAGAGGTACGAGGCTTCAGTGACCCACAGAAGGATGAAtacttcaggaagagaatcagtgatcaGAGTCTGGCTGAGAGGATCATCTCACACCTGAAGTCATCAAGGAGCCTccacatcatgtgccacatcccagtgttctgctggatctcagccactgttctagagaagatgttgagtgaagcagagagtggagagattcccaagactctcacaggaatgtacacacacttcctTATCCTTCAGACCAAcatcagacatcatgagaaagACTATGAGAAGAACGTGACAGATGAAGACATGATCCTCAAACTGGGGAAAGTGGCTTTTCAGCAGCTTGTGAAAGGAAACCTGATCTTCTATGAGGAAGACCTGAGAGAGTGTGGCATTGATGTGACAGAAGCATTAGTGTACTCAGGAttgtgcactcagatcttcagagaggagTTTGGCTTGTATCAGGGGAAAGTCTTCAGCTTCGTTCATCTAAGCATTCAGGAACATCTAGCGGCTCTATATAAGCACCTCACTTTTACAGAAAGCAGCATAAATGTGTTTGACCAAATCACCAAACAAAGACCAAAAAAAGCTTTGGATTGGTTCCAGAATGCTGCAGAAAAATATGTTTCATTGTCTGATTTGCATCAGAGAGCTGTGGATGGGGCTCTACAGAGTAAAAATGGACATCTGGATCTTTTTCTGCGTTTCCTTCTGGGTCTGTCAGTAAAGGCTAATCAGAATCTCCTACAAAGTCTAACTACACAGACAGTAAGCAGCTCTGACAGCAATGAGAAAACAGTTGAGTACATCAAGAAAAAGATCAGGTCCATCAAATCTCCAGAGAaatccatcaatctgttccactgtctgaatgaactgggtGACTATTCATTAGTGGAGGAAATGAAATATTATCTGAAATATGGAACAGTAAGGGAAACCAAACTCTCTTCATCTCAGTGGTCAGctgtagtttttgtgttgttgacatcagaGGAGCAGCTGGATGAGTttaatattaatcatttttttgGAGGTAACAATAAATCTGAAAAACTGGAAGTTTTTAAGAAGTTGCTGCCCGTGATTAAAGAATCCAGATCAGTTCA CTTGAGTGATTGTGGAATCACAGCTGaaagttgtgctgctctggcttcaacactgagttcaaacccctcacacctgagagaactggatcTATCTGACAATAATCTAGGAGACTCAGGAGTGAAGCATCTCTCTGATGTACTAAagaatcctcactgtaaactggagatacTGAG GATGAGGAACTGTGGTGTAACAGAgaaaggttgtgctgctctggcttcagctctgagatcaaatcCCTCACACCTAAGAGATCTGGATCTGACTGATAATAACCATATAAGTGGTTCTGGAGTGAAGTGGCTCTCTGATGTAGTACAGAGTCCTagctgtaaactggagaaactaTG GTTGATTAATTGTGGTGTCACTGATGAAAGTTGCTCTGCTTTGGCTTTAGCTCTAAAATCAACCCCCTCACACTTGAGAGATCTGAATCTGTCTAAGAATAAAATAGGAAATTTAGGGGTGAAGCTACTCTCCAATGGACTGGAGGAtactcactgtaaactggagaaattGTG GTTGTGTGAGTGTGGTGTCACAGAgaaaggttgtgctgctctggcatcagctctgagatcaaacccttcataCCTGATAGAACTGAATATGTCTGGAAATAAACGAGGACATCCAGGAGTGAAACTGCTTTATGAACTAAAGAAAGATCCACATTATACACTGGAGGGACTAGGCCAATATT